The following are encoded together in the Geobacter sulfurreducens PCA genome:
- a CDS encoding phosphoribosylformylglycinamidine synthase subunit PurS — MAQRIEVALKEGVRDARGERVRREIEHFLHLPVHEVRTIDVYTVDAGLSPDELEKAASEPFSDPVIQTWSLDRPLADGFDYLVEVGFRPGVTDNVGRTAREAIEYITGRPFAAGEGVYTSVQYLLSGALSRTDVERIARDLLCNTLIQRYIILDRAEFAAAGGVAVVVPKVTGETRAQVREIDLNVSDDELMRISREGVLALTLDEMKVIQAHYRNPAVIAERSKVGLAAKPTDAELEAIAQTWSEHCKHKIFSGTIEYIDENGNREEIRSLFKTFIQGTTKTVREQLGERDFCLSVFKDNAGVIRWNDDWSLVFKVETHNSPSALDPYGGALTGIVGVNRDPFGTGKGSKLIFNTDVFCFASPFYDKPLPSRLLHPRRIYEGVVEGVEHGGNKSGIPTVNGSIVFDDRFAGKPLVFCGTAGLMPATINGAPAHEKFIRPGDLIVMTGGRIGKDGIHGATFSSEELHEGSPVTAVQIGDPITQKRMTDFLIRARDKGLYNFITDNGAGGLSSSIGEMSGECGGCRMDLSKAPLKYPGLDPWEILISEAQERMSLAVPPEHIDEFIAMARRFGVEATILGEFTDSGYFHIMYGDRTIAYLPMDFLHGGLPPMQMRGVWEVKRHEEPALEVKQDYAADLKQLLGSLNICSKESVVRRYDHEVQGGSVVKPFTGVANDGPSDAAVIRPVLDSFEGVVVSHGICPRYSDIDAYHMTANAIDEALRNYVAVGGSLDLVAGLDNFCWCDPVQSDKTPDGEYKMAQLVRSNKALYDYCVAFGIPLISGKDSMKNDFWDGNVKISIPPTLLFSVIGKIDDIRTAVTMDAKRPGDIVYLLGKTGYELGGSEYMALKGLVGNSVPQVNTAKALPRYRALHRAISQGLVASCHDLSDGGLAVALAETAFAGGFGIVAELSRVLWSGDEALKGDAALLFSESASRHLVTVRPENREAFESVMAANCFSSIGVVTEEGRVTVTGLSGTRVIDAGIDELKQAWQSPLREL; from the coding sequence ATGGCGCAACGAATCGAAGTCGCCCTGAAAGAGGGAGTTCGCGATGCCCGCGGCGAGCGGGTTCGACGGGAGATTGAGCATTTTCTCCACCTGCCGGTGCACGAGGTGCGTACCATCGACGTCTACACCGTGGACGCCGGCCTTTCGCCGGACGAATTGGAGAAGGCCGCCTCGGAACCGTTCAGCGACCCGGTCATTCAGACCTGGAGCCTGGATCGGCCTCTGGCCGATGGGTTCGACTACCTGGTAGAGGTGGGCTTCCGCCCCGGTGTTACCGACAACGTGGGCAGGACAGCCAGGGAGGCTATTGAATATATCACCGGACGCCCCTTTGCCGCGGGGGAGGGGGTCTACACCTCGGTGCAGTACCTGCTTTCCGGAGCCCTGTCGCGGACCGATGTGGAACGGATTGCCCGCGATCTCCTCTGCAACACGCTCATCCAGCGCTACATCATTCTGGATCGGGCGGAATTCGCCGCTGCCGGCGGGGTTGCAGTCGTTGTTCCCAAGGTGACGGGAGAGACCCGCGCCCAGGTTCGGGAGATCGACCTGAACGTTTCCGACGACGAACTGATGAGGATCAGCCGTGAAGGGGTCCTTGCCCTCACGCTGGACGAAATGAAGGTGATCCAGGCCCACTACCGCAATCCGGCAGTCATAGCGGAACGGTCCAAGGTCGGACTTGCGGCTAAGCCCACCGACGCGGAACTGGAGGCCATTGCCCAGACCTGGTCGGAGCACTGCAAGCACAAGATTTTCTCTGGCACTATCGAATATATCGACGAAAACGGCAATCGCGAGGAGATTCGTTCCCTCTTCAAGACCTTTATCCAGGGAACCACCAAGACGGTGCGTGAACAGCTCGGCGAGCGGGACTTCTGTCTCTCGGTCTTCAAGGATAACGCCGGTGTCATCCGCTGGAATGACGATTGGTCCCTGGTGTTCAAGGTGGAGACCCACAACTCTCCGTCGGCCCTGGACCCCTATGGCGGGGCGCTCACCGGCATTGTCGGCGTAAACCGGGACCCCTTCGGCACCGGCAAAGGGTCAAAGCTCATCTTTAATACCGATGTTTTCTGCTTTGCTTCGCCGTTCTACGACAAGCCTTTGCCAAGCCGGCTGTTGCACCCGCGCCGCATCTACGAGGGCGTCGTGGAGGGGGTGGAGCACGGCGGCAACAAGAGTGGTATTCCTACGGTGAACGGCTCCATCGTCTTTGACGATCGCTTTGCCGGCAAGCCCCTGGTCTTCTGCGGTACGGCAGGGCTCATGCCTGCCACCATCAACGGAGCTCCGGCCCACGAGAAGTTCATCCGCCCCGGCGACCTGATCGTCATGACCGGCGGCCGCATCGGCAAGGACGGCATCCACGGCGCAACCTTCTCATCCGAAGAACTCCACGAAGGTTCTCCGGTAACGGCGGTGCAGATCGGCGATCCCATCACCCAGAAGCGGATGACCGATTTCCTTATCCGGGCACGGGACAAGGGGCTCTACAACTTTATCACCGACAACGGTGCCGGCGGACTCTCCTCGTCTATCGGTGAGATGTCGGGCGAGTGCGGCGGCTGCCGTATGGATCTGTCCAAAGCACCTCTCAAGTATCCGGGTCTCGATCCCTGGGAGATCCTGATCTCAGAGGCCCAGGAGCGGATGAGCCTCGCTGTTCCGCCCGAGCACATCGACGAGTTCATAGCCATGGCCCGCCGTTTCGGTGTGGAGGCAACCATCCTCGGTGAGTTCACTGATTCCGGCTACTTCCATATCATGTACGGGGACAGAACCATCGCGTATCTTCCCATGGACTTCCTCCATGGTGGACTACCCCCCATGCAGATGCGGGGGGTCTGGGAAGTGAAGCGCCACGAAGAGCCGGCGCTGGAGGTGAAGCAAGACTACGCGGCCGACCTGAAGCAACTGCTCGGTTCGCTCAATATCTGCTCCAAGGAGTCGGTGGTCCGGCGCTACGACCACGAGGTGCAGGGGGGGAGCGTGGTGAAACCGTTCACGGGCGTTGCCAACGACGGTCCCTCGGATGCGGCGGTGATCCGGCCGGTGCTCGACTCCTTCGAGGGGGTCGTGGTGAGCCACGGGATCTGCCCGCGGTACAGCGACATCGATGCCTATCACATGACCGCCAACGCCATTGATGAGGCCCTGCGCAACTATGTGGCCGTGGGCGGCTCCCTGGATCTCGTGGCGGGGCTCGACAACTTCTGCTGGTGTGACCCGGTCCAGTCGGACAAGACCCCTGACGGCGAGTACAAGATGGCCCAACTGGTTCGCTCCAACAAGGCCCTCTACGACTATTGCGTCGCCTTCGGCATCCCTCTCATCTCTGGCAAGGATTCCATGAAGAACGACTTCTGGGACGGAAACGTAAAGATTTCCATTCCGCCGACCCTCCTGTTCTCTGTCATCGGCAAGATCGACGACATCCGTACGGCGGTCACCATGGACGCCAAGCGTCCGGGCGACATCGTCTACCTCCTGGGCAAGACCGGCTATGAACTGGGAGGCTCCGAGTACATGGCCCTCAAGGGATTAGTGGGTAACAGCGTGCCGCAGGTGAACACCGCCAAGGCGCTGCCGCGCTACCGCGCCCTGCACCGGGCCATCAGCCAGGGCCTGGTTGCTTCGTGCCACGACCTTTCCGATGGCGGGCTCGCCGTGGCCTTGGCCGAAACGGCTTTTGCCGGCGGATTTGGCATTGTCGCCGAACTGTCACGGGTCCTCTGGAGCGGTGACGAAGCCCTGAAAGGAGATGCAGCTCTCCTGTTCTCAGAGTCTGCGTCGCGGCACCTCGTCACGGTCCGCCCCGAGAATCGGGAGGCTTTCGAGTCGGTCATGGCAGCGAATTGCTTCTCCTCCATCGGGGTGGTGACGGAAGAGGGGAGGGTGACGGTTACCGGTCTTTCGGGCACCAGGGTCATCGACGCAGGGATCGACGAACTCAAGCAAGCGTGGCAGAGCCCGCTGAGGGAGCTGTAA
- a CDS encoding phosphoribosylformylglycinamidine synthase subunit PurQ: MAKARAIVITGNGTNCEMEAAHACRLGGFDETVIAHISDILTGEIRLDDFHFLNLTGGFLDGDDLGSAKAQANRFRYARVDDLEEHLIDQIIRFIDAGKLILGVCNGFQLMTKMGLLPAVDGAYLAQTATLTFNACGRFQDRWVYLKVDQASPSIYTKGVETGLYLPIRHGEGKFVVDSPATLAAIEAKHLAVFTYSDETYSAPTMEFPLNPNGSVNAIAAVCNESGRLMGMMPHPEAFLHRTNHPRWTREDLPEEGDGLVLFRNAADYAKANLL, from the coding sequence ATGGCAAAGGCACGAGCGATAGTTATAACCGGCAACGGCACAAACTGCGAAATGGAGGCGGCTCACGCCTGCCGCCTGGGCGGCTTCGATGAGACCGTCATTGCCCACATATCCGATATTCTCACCGGTGAGATCCGGCTCGACGATTTCCACTTTCTCAATCTTACCGGCGGGTTCCTGGACGGGGACGACCTGGGGAGTGCCAAGGCCCAGGCAAACCGTTTCAGATATGCCCGGGTCGACGACCTGGAAGAGCACCTGATCGACCAGATCATACGCTTCATTGACGCGGGCAAGCTGATCCTCGGCGTCTGCAACGGGTTCCAGCTCATGACCAAGATGGGGCTGTTGCCTGCCGTGGACGGTGCCTATCTGGCCCAGACGGCAACACTCACCTTCAATGCCTGCGGCAGGTTCCAGGATCGCTGGGTGTACCTGAAGGTCGATCAGGCATCGCCGTCAATTTACACGAAAGGGGTGGAGACGGGGCTCTATCTGCCGATACGTCACGGGGAAGGGAAGTTCGTGGTGGACAGCCCGGCAACTCTTGCCGCTATTGAAGCGAAGCACCTGGCGGTCTTCACCTATTCCGACGAAACATATTCGGCACCGACCATGGAGTTTCCATTGAACCCCAACGGGTCGGTCAACGCCATCGCTGCCGTCTGCAATGAATCCGGCCGGCTCATGGGCATGATGCCCCACCCCGAGGCGTTCCTCCACCGGACCAATCATCCCCGCTGGACCCGCGAGGACCTTCCCGAAGAGGGAGATGGACTCGTCCTGTTCCGCAACGCGGCCGACTACGCGAAGGCAAACCTGCTGTAG
- the purF gene encoding amidophosphoribosyltransferase, producing the protein MKLYRPTEECGIFGIYGHPEAANLTYLGLYALQHRGQEACGIVSSDGRSLYTHRSMGLVADVFGNQEIFGNLPGESAIGHVRYSTTGDSVLKNVQPIKVDYSRGSIAIAHNGNLVNAQYIKDELEAWGSIFQTTMDTEVILHLLATSKHSSLEDRIIDALGRIKGAYCLLFLTETRMVAARDPHGFRPLCLGKLGDAWVVASESCALDLIEAEFVREIEPGEIVVITKDGLTSHFPHKKIEPAPCIFEFVYFARPDSYIFGKNVYQVRKDFGRQLCREHRIDADIVIPVPDSGVPAALGYAQEAGIPFELGLIRNHYVGRTFIEPQQSIRHFGVKIKLNPVREVLKGKRVVVIDDSIVRGTTSRKIVKMVRNAGASEVHVRISSPPTSYPCYYGIDTPTRKELISSSHTIEEIRKYITADSLGYLSEEGLLQAVGAGSNPFCKACFSGGYPITFPRLMAEPQLDLF; encoded by the coding sequence ATGAAGCTCTACAGACCAACGGAAGAGTGCGGCATTTTCGGTATCTACGGCCACCCTGAGGCGGCCAATCTGACGTACCTGGGCCTTTACGCCCTTCAGCACCGGGGACAGGAAGCCTGCGGCATCGTCTCCTCGGACGGCCGCAGCCTCTACACCCACCGGAGCATGGGGCTTGTGGCGGATGTCTTCGGCAATCAGGAAATCTTCGGCAATCTTCCCGGTGAATCCGCCATCGGGCACGTGCGCTACTCCACCACCGGCGACTCGGTCCTCAAGAACGTGCAGCCCATCAAGGTCGACTACTCCAGGGGCTCCATTGCCATTGCCCACAACGGCAACCTGGTGAACGCCCAGTACATCAAGGACGAGTTGGAGGCCTGGGGTTCCATTTTCCAGACCACTATGGACACGGAGGTGATCCTCCACCTGCTGGCCACTTCCAAGCATAGTTCCCTGGAGGACCGGATCATCGATGCCCTCGGGCGGATCAAGGGGGCCTACTGTCTTCTGTTCCTGACGGAAACCCGCATGGTGGCTGCCCGCGATCCCCACGGCTTCCGCCCCCTCTGTCTCGGCAAGCTCGGCGATGCCTGGGTGGTTGCGTCCGAGAGCTGTGCCTTGGACCTGATCGAGGCCGAATTTGTCAGGGAGATCGAGCCGGGCGAGATCGTGGTCATTACCAAGGACGGGCTCACCTCCCATTTTCCGCATAAGAAGATCGAACCGGCTCCTTGTATTTTCGAGTTCGTCTACTTCGCTCGCCCAGATTCGTACATCTTCGGCAAGAACGTCTACCAGGTACGCAAGGACTTCGGGCGCCAACTCTGCCGCGAGCACCGCATCGATGCCGATATCGTCATCCCGGTTCCCGATTCGGGTGTTCCCGCAGCCCTGGGTTATGCCCAGGAGGCGGGTATTCCCTTTGAGCTCGGGCTTATCCGCAACCATTACGTGGGCCGTACCTTCATTGAGCCCCAGCAGTCGATCCGGCATTTTGGTGTCAAGATCAAGCTCAATCCGGTGCGGGAGGTGCTGAAGGGAAAGCGGGTGGTGGTCATCGACGACTCTATCGTCAGAGGCACCACGTCCCGCAAGATCGTGAAAATGGTACGCAACGCCGGCGCATCCGAGGTTCACGTTCGCATCTCGTCGCCCCCCACGAGCTATCCATGCTACTACGGCATTGACACCCCCACCCGCAAAGAACTTATCTCCTCGTCCCATACCATCGAGGAAATCCGCAAGTACATAACCGCCGATTCACTGGGCTACCTTTCGGAGGAAGGGCTGCTCCAGGCCGTGGGCGCCGGCAGCAATCCCTTCTGCAAAGCCTGTTTCTCCGGCGGCTACCCGATCACATTCCCGCGCCTCATGGCCGAACCCCAACTGGATCTTTTCTGA
- the pyrE gene encoding orotate phosphoribosyltransferase — MTDKDRLKQIILELSYEKRKVILASGRESDFYFDGKQTTLHAEGGLLVGKLFYEAIKDVEGVQGVGGITLGADPIATATSIAAFLDGRPMHAFIIRKEPKGHGTGQWLEGRKNLPPGSKVVIVEDVVTTGGSSMKAVKRAEEEGLKVLCIVSLVDREEGGRENIEQEGYELRTIFTKSELLA; from the coding sequence ATGACTGACAAGGACCGACTGAAGCAGATCATCCTGGAGCTGTCCTACGAAAAGCGGAAAGTAATCCTCGCTTCGGGCCGCGAAAGCGACTTCTATTTCGATGGTAAGCAGACCACCCTCCATGCCGAAGGGGGACTGCTGGTGGGCAAGCTCTTCTATGAGGCCATCAAGGATGTGGAAGGGGTCCAGGGGGTAGGGGGGATCACCCTCGGCGCCGACCCCATTGCCACGGCAACCTCCATTGCCGCATTTCTGGATGGACGCCCGATGCACGCGTTCATCATCCGCAAAGAACCCAAGGGGCACGGCACGGGCCAGTGGCTTGAAGGACGCAAGAATCTTCCTCCCGGATCAAAGGTGGTCATTGTGGAAGATGTTGTGACCACCGGCGGATCTTCCATGAAAGCCGTCAAGCGGGCTGAAGAGGAAGGGCTCAAGGTACTCTGCATCGTTTCCCTGGTTGACCGTGAAGAGGGGGGCCGCGAGAATATCGAACAGGAAGGGTACGAACTCCGGACAATTTTTACCAAGTCCGAGCTGCTGGCTTGA
- a CDS encoding YkgJ family cysteine cluster protein has protein sequence MKEILDHYGSLLSRIDDWFRACLDSSGDRIRCADGCSDCCRGLFDITLLDAAFLRRGFDRLDPEVREQVLVRCRERIAILRLVWPEFDQPFILNMRPDDEWEALMPDDDETPCPLLDRHGRCLVYEHRPMTCRLHGLPLVDVSGEIMHDEWCTLNCIDADPLADPALRGDFDRIFTEEVRLIRTFAGRLLGHPLSEVDTFIPTALVIAFDSINWLSWGNRLAALSLSDPRSK, from the coding sequence ATGAAAGAAATTCTCGACCACTACGGCAGCCTGCTCTCCCGCATCGACGACTGGTTCCGCGCCTGCCTCGACAGTTCGGGCGACCGCATCCGCTGTGCCGACGGCTGTTCGGACTGCTGCCGGGGGCTCTTCGACATAACGCTCCTGGACGCGGCCTTTCTGCGCCGGGGCTTTGACCGGCTCGATCCGGAGGTACGCGAGCAGGTTCTTGTCCGTTGTCGGGAGCGCATCGCAATCCTCAGGCTGGTATGGCCCGAATTCGATCAGCCCTTCATCCTCAATATGCGCCCCGATGATGAGTGGGAAGCACTCATGCCCGATGACGACGAAACTCCCTGTCCGCTTCTGGATCGACACGGCCGCTGCCTCGTCTACGAGCATCGTCCCATGACCTGCCGCCTGCACGGACTTCCTCTCGTCGACGTTTCGGGCGAGATTATGCACGATGAATGGTGTACCCTCAACTGCATCGATGCCGATCCTCTGGCCGATCCAGCCCTGCGCGGTGATTTCGACCGAATATTCACCGAGGAAGTCCGGCTTATCCGGACCTTTGCCGGGCGCCTTCTCGGCCATCCCCTGAGCGAAGTGGACACGTTCATCCCGACCGCCCTTGTCATTGCGTTTGACAGCATTAATTGGCTCTCTTGGGGCAACCGTCTCGCCGCATTGTCTCTCTCTGACCCTCGCAGTAAATAA
- a CDS encoding RrF2 family transcriptional regulator: MMELTRKGEYAIRGVIYLAQIPPGTVALISEIAEATDVPQTFLAKILQSFAKIGIVKSFRGAGGGFILGRHPSRITLREVVEAVEGPIMPNRCLLGSGTCERDNICGVHPVWRKVQERVAETLDAVTLEELAATTKL; the protein is encoded by the coding sequence ATGATGGAATTAACCCGGAAGGGTGAATACGCAATTCGCGGCGTCATCTATCTTGCCCAGATTCCACCGGGCACTGTGGCGCTCATCAGCGAGATCGCCGAGGCGACGGACGTCCCCCAGACGTTTCTTGCCAAGATTCTCCAGAGCTTTGCAAAGATCGGCATTGTAAAATCGTTTCGGGGTGCCGGGGGTGGGTTCATCCTGGGGCGTCACCCGTCGCGCATCACCCTGCGCGAAGTGGTGGAGGCGGTGGAAGGACCGATCATGCCCAACCGTTGCCTCCTTGGAAGTGGCACCTGCGAGCGGGATAATATCTGCGGCGTTCACCCCGTTTGGCGGAAGGTGCAAGAAAGAGTCGCCGAAACCCTTGACGCGGTGACCCTCGAAGAGCTGGCCGCTACCACGAAACTCTGA
- a CDS encoding cytochrome ubiquinol oxidase subunit I has protein sequence MDVLTLSRLQFAATTMFHFIFVPLTLGLSVLTAYMETRYVRTGDETYLKMAKFWGKLFLINFALGVVTGITQEFQFGMNWAEYSRYVGDIFGAPLAIEATVAFFLESVFIGVWIFGWNKVSKATHAVAIWLVAIGTNLSALWILLANGWMQKPVGYVLRNGRAEMVDFLAVVTNPYGIIKFVHTLTSGYMVAAFFVMGISAWHLLRKNRIDFFVRSFRMAATFGFVAAILVFLSGDFHAVEIAKTQPTKFAAMESVWETQKGVGMNLILLPDPQNECNAVERLCIPNMVSMLAFHTPDAEIKGLKDFPKELRPPVQPTFWSFRLMVGLGTFMTLAALAGVILSRMKNLENRTLFLRVMLLALPLPYIAAQLGWIVAELGRQPWIVYGVLKTADGVSKAVTTPQVVGSLVGFTLIYSLLGAIDIYLLAKYARKGPDDDLSGIIKPATVKGA, from the coding sequence ATGGACGTACTAACCCTGAGCAGGCTCCAGTTCGCGGCAACGACAATGTTCCACTTCATTTTCGTGCCGCTCACCCTCGGCCTCTCCGTCCTCACGGCGTACATGGAAACCCGGTACGTGCGTACGGGTGATGAAACCTATCTGAAAATGGCAAAGTTCTGGGGCAAGCTCTTTCTGATCAACTTTGCCCTCGGCGTGGTCACCGGCATTACCCAGGAGTTCCAGTTCGGTATGAACTGGGCCGAGTATTCCCGCTACGTGGGTGATATCTTCGGTGCTCCGCTCGCCATCGAGGCCACGGTGGCATTCTTCCTGGAGTCGGTCTTTATCGGCGTCTGGATCTTCGGGTGGAACAAAGTGTCGAAGGCGACCCATGCGGTTGCCATCTGGCTCGTGGCCATCGGTACCAATCTCTCGGCTCTCTGGATTTTGCTGGCCAACGGGTGGATGCAGAAGCCGGTCGGCTACGTGCTGCGCAACGGCCGGGCCGAAATGGTCGACTTCCTGGCCGTGGTAACCAATCCCTACGGCATCATCAAATTCGTTCACACGCTGACGTCCGGTTACATGGTGGCGGCTTTCTTCGTGATGGGGATCTCCGCGTGGCACCTGCTCAGGAAGAACCGTATCGACTTCTTTGTCCGCTCGTTCAGAATGGCAGCCACCTTCGGCTTCGTCGCCGCCATCCTGGTATTCCTCTCCGGTGACTTCCACGCGGTGGAAATAGCCAAAACTCAGCCCACCAAGTTCGCTGCCATGGAGTCAGTCTGGGAGACCCAGAAAGGGGTCGGCATGAACCTGATTCTGCTCCCCGACCCGCAGAATGAGTGCAACGCCGTGGAACGGCTCTGTATTCCGAATATGGTGAGCATGCTCGCCTTCCACACCCCTGACGCCGAGATCAAGGGGCTCAAGGACTTTCCCAAGGAACTGCGTCCGCCGGTGCAGCCCACCTTCTGGAGCTTCCGTCTCATGGTTGGCTTGGGTACGTTCATGACACTAGCCGCCCTGGCCGGCGTTATTCTTTCCCGGATGAAGAATCTTGAGAACAGGACCCTCTTCCTGCGCGTGATGCTGCTCGCGCTGCCGCTCCCGTACATTGCTGCACAACTGGGCTGGATCGTGGCGGAACTGGGCCGTCAGCCCTGGATCGTCTATGGGGTGCTCAAGACGGCCGATGGTGTCTCAAAGGCCGTGACAACGCCCCAGGTGGTCGGTTCGCTGGTGGGTTTCACGCTGATTTACAGCCTGCTGGGTGCCATCGATATCTACTTGCTGGCCAAGTATGCCCGCAAGGGACCTGACGACGATCTTTCCGGAATCATTAAGCCTGCGACGGTAAAGGGGGCCTAA